From the genome of Gryllotalpicola protaetiae:
GCGGTGGCGCACCTCGACTCCGGCGAGCCCGGCCTCGACGAGCGAGGCGAGGTACCGGGCGTCCAGCACGGTGTCGCGCCCACGGGTCGCGGGATGCGCGAGCACAGGCGCTCCCCCTGCGCCGCGGATCAACTCGACGCCCTCGAGCGGCGTCGGCGCGTACAGCGGCTCGAAGTACCCGCCGCGCGGGTGCAGCAGCGTCTCGAACGCCGCGCTGCGGTCGGTCACGAGCCCGCGCGTCACGAGCGCGTCGGCGATGTGGGGGCGGCCAACGGATGCCCCGGGGGTCGTGTGCGCGAGCACGTCCTCCCACGTGAGGTCGTAGTCCGCAGCGATGCGCGCGACCATCGCCTCAGCCCGGGTGCGCCGCGCGTCGCGGATGCGCTCGGTCTCGGCGACGAGCGCCGCGTTCTCGGGGTCGAAGAAGTACGCGAGCATGTGCACGCTCTTCCACCCGAACCGGGTTGACAGCTCCATGCCGGGCACGAAGCCGAGATCGAGTGCGGATGCCTCGGCCGAGGCATCCGCCCACCCGGCCGTCGAATCGTGGTCGGTCAGCGCGACCGTTCCGAGCCCTGCCTCGGCCGCCGCCCGCACGAGCTCGGCGGGCGTCTGCGTGCCGTCGGACACGCTCGAGTGCG
Proteins encoded in this window:
- a CDS encoding PHP domain-containing protein, which produces MPQKSWRAPIDLHTHSSVSDGTQTPAELVRAAAEAGLGTVALTDHDSTAGWADASAEASALDLGFVPGMELSTRFGWKSVHMLAYFFDPENAALVAETERIRDARRTRAEAMVARIAADYDLTWEDVLAHTTPGASVGRPHIADALVTRGLVTDRSAAFETLLHPRGGYFEPLYAPTPLEGVELIRGAGGAPVLAHPATRGRDTVLDARYLASLVEAGLAGVEVRHRENTEDGKAYLLEFARVHDLVVTGSSDYHGAGKPNLLGENTTSPEALERLFRAASGASS